A window of the Verminephrobacter eiseniae EF01-2 genome harbors these coding sequences:
- the sorU gene encoding SorU family sulfite dehydrogenase c-type cytochrome subunit, translating into MWPVLALAGVALAGIGCPSAAADETARFAQGKALFAQGSVPACALCHTLRDAGAEGAVGPSLDEIKPDARRVAKALRNGLGQMPSYDGRLTDEQIAALALYVSRVSGAAQ; encoded by the coding sequence GTGTGGCCTGTTTTGGCGCTTGCCGGTGTCGCCTTGGCCGGCATCGGTTGCCCGTCAGCGGCTGCCGATGAAACCGCCCGGTTTGCGCAGGGCAAGGCCCTGTTCGCCCAGGGCAGCGTTCCCGCCTGCGCGCTGTGCCACACGCTGCGGGACGCCGGGGCAGAAGGCGCCGTAGGCCCCAGTCTGGATGAGATCAAGCCTGACGCCAGGCGAGTAGCCAAGGCACTGCGCAACGGCCTGGGGCAGATGCCGTCTTACGATGGCCGGCTCACCGATGAGCAGATTGCGGCATTGGCGTTGTATGTGTCCAGGGTCAGTGGAGCAGCGCAATGA
- a CDS encoding c-type cytochrome, whose product MKMEHVRRAALVAAVIVPGLPAAAQDVNAGRQVFAQCAACHAVTTANGVGPGLWGIVGSKSASVPGFRYGAAIKRAHLIWDEKNLDAYIADPQKALPGTLMPFSGIADAQQRADLIAYLKTIKSP is encoded by the coding sequence ATGAAAATGGAACATGTTCGTCGGGCGGCGTTGGTTGCCGCCGTCATCGTGCCGGGCCTGCCGGCAGCGGCGCAAGATGTCAACGCAGGCCGGCAGGTCTTCGCGCAATGCGCCGCTTGCCATGCCGTCACCACTGCCAACGGCGTCGGTCCCGGCCTGTGGGGCATTGTCGGCAGCAAGTCGGCGTCGGTGCCGGGCTTTCGTTATGGCGCGGCGATCAAGCGCGCCCATCTGATCTGGGATGAAAAGAATCTGGATGCCTATATCGCCGACCCGCAGAAAGCGCTGCCGGGAACGCTGATGCCATTTTCGGGCATTGCCGATGCACAGCAACGCGCCGATCTGATTGCATACCTGAAAACGATCAAGTCACCGTAG
- a CDS encoding GMC family oxidoreductase: MIKKLERRTVVIVGGGLTAGLMARQLTAQAIDVLVLERGGDHTHGAAARLPSQRDELRWGVRQGLMQKWNVQTYSLRHSRSDASLPVRWMEAFLPGEGMGGAASHWNGHTWRWAGYDPTLRTRYAQRYGSKAIASTMPLQDWGVTYEEMEPYHDLFEKLFGLSGTAGNVHGETRPGGNPFEAPRRGEYPQKALEITEAGLIFKQAAEKMGYHPFPIPAANSSGVYTNPDGQKLGQCQYCGHCERFICEAQAKASADVLLYPMLRQRKGFELRLHSHVLGVNYERQAQRVTGVRYVDGRSGKEYEQPADVVVLGAFTMTNNKLLMLDEIGVAYDPLTGKGVVGRNFCYQTNSGVGIFMKDRWINPFLASGSTGMVIDDFNNDNFDHTGLGFLGGGMISASVFNGRPITARRLPPGTARWGTRWKQANADWYAHSFGLSIQGSCYPDTGNFLDLDPVYKDAYGQPLVRMTFDWRDNEMKMSAYVTKKMDEIAKSIGADIVSPAIPRKSPFDTRIYQSTHVTGGTPMGTDPATSVVTPHLQHWDAQNLFVVGASVFQHNSGYNPTGPLAALALRLGDDLVRYVQRPRML; encoded by the coding sequence ATGATCAAAAAACTCGAAAGACGGACCGTCGTGATCGTCGGTGGCGGCCTGACTGCCGGGCTGATGGCACGCCAATTGACGGCGCAGGCCATCGATGTTCTGGTGCTCGAACGCGGTGGCGACCACACCCATGGCGCAGCAGCCCGGCTGCCGAGCCAGCGCGACGAACTGCGCTGGGGCGTGCGCCAGGGCCTGATGCAGAAATGGAATGTGCAGACCTACAGCTTGCGCCATTCGCGCAGCGACGCTTCGCTGCCCGTGCGCTGGATGGAAGCCTTTCTGCCCGGCGAGGGTATGGGCGGCGCGGCGAGCCATTGGAACGGACACACATGGCGCTGGGCCGGGTACGACCCGACCCTGCGCACGCGCTATGCGCAGCGCTACGGCAGCAAGGCGATTGCGTCGACCATGCCGCTGCAGGACTGGGGCGTCACCTACGAGGAGATGGAGCCTTACCACGATTTGTTTGAAAAGCTGTTCGGCTTGTCGGGCACGGCAGGTAACGTGCACGGCGAAACGCGGCCCGGGGGCAATCCCTTCGAGGCGCCGCGCCGGGGTGAGTACCCGCAAAAAGCGCTGGAAATTACCGAGGCAGGATTGATTTTCAAGCAGGCCGCCGAAAAGATGGGCTATCACCCGTTCCCGATACCGGCAGCCAATTCCTCCGGGGTGTACACCAACCCCGACGGTCAGAAACTCGGCCAGTGCCAGTATTGCGGCCATTGCGAACGGTTCATCTGCGAAGCGCAGGCCAAGGCGTCTGCGGACGTTTTGCTGTACCCGATGCTCAGGCAGCGCAAGGGATTTGAGTTGCGCCTGCACAGCCATGTGCTGGGCGTGAATTACGAGCGCCAGGCCCAGCGCGTGACCGGCGTGCGCTATGTCGATGGGCGCAGCGGCAAAGAATACGAGCAGCCGGCCGATGTCGTCGTGCTCGGCGCGTTCACGATGACCAACAACAAGTTGCTGATGCTCGACGAGATCGGCGTTGCGTATGATCCGCTCACCGGCAAAGGCGTGGTCGGCAGGAACTTCTGCTACCAGACCAATTCAGGGGTCGGCATCTTCATGAAAGACCGCTGGATCAATCCTTTCCTGGCCAGCGGCAGCACCGGCATGGTGATCGACGACTTCAACAACGACAACTTCGACCACACCGGACTCGGCTTCCTGGGCGGCGGCATGATCAGCGCCAGCGTATTCAACGGCCGCCCCATTACCGCGCGCCGTCTGCCGCCCGGCACTGCGCGCTGGGGCACCCGGTGGAAGCAGGCCAATGCCGATTGGTATGCGCACTCGTTCGGTTTGTCGATTCAGGGCAGTTGCTACCCCGACACCGGGAACTTCCTCGATCTCGATCCGGTATACAAAGACGCCTACGGCCAGCCGCTGGTGCGCATGACTTTCGACTGGCGCGACAACGAGATGAAGATGTCGGCCTACGTGACGAAGAAGATGGACGAAATCGCCAAGTCCATCGGGGCCGACATCGTCTCCCCGGCAATACCGCGCAAGAGCCCGTTCGACACGCGCATTTATCAAAGCACGCATGTCACCGGCGGCACGCCGATGGGCACGGACCCGGCAACCAGCGTCGTCACGCCGCACCTGCAGCATTGGGATGCGCAAAATCTGTTCGTGGTCGGCGCTTCGGTGTTTCAGCACAACTCCGGCTACAACCCGACCGGCCCGTTGGCGGCGTTGGCGCTGCGGCTGGGCGATGATCTGGTGCGCTACGTTCAGCGTCCGCGCATGTTGTGA
- a CDS encoding substrate-binding periplasmic protein codes for MKLFKAVAAIATVTALTLCATSAALARTLDEIRQDGKIVIATEGQFAPFNFFNGSTLTGFEMDVAELVVKKMGLTIEWKALGFDALLTGLRQGRWDLVIASHGISEERAKAVTFTAPHYCSGGMIIALDPAIKSAKDLAGKVVAVQTGTSYLENVQKVAAIKEVKNFPTDNDARSALNSRRVDAWVTDRFVAKAVAEKNPGAGFQLGDMLFIEQIAAAVSKGNGSLAAAWNKALAEVMADGSYAAVSKKYFHEDIRCH; via the coding sequence ATGAAATTGTTCAAGGCTGTAGCCGCCATTGCGACCGTGACCGCGCTCACGCTTTGTGCCACCTCCGCCGCCTTGGCCCGGACATTGGACGAGATCCGGCAAGACGGCAAGATCGTGATCGCGACCGAGGGCCAGTTCGCGCCGTTCAATTTCTTCAATGGCAGCACGCTGACCGGTTTCGAGATGGACGTGGCCGAGTTGGTGGTCAAGAAGATGGGGCTGACCATCGAGTGGAAGGCGCTGGGCTTCGATGCGCTGCTCACCGGCCTGCGCCAGGGCCGCTGGGACTTGGTGATCGCCTCCCATGGCATTTCCGAAGAACGCGCCAAGGCTGTCACTTTCACCGCGCCCCACTATTGCTCGGGCGGCATGATCATCGCGCTGGACCCGGCCATCAAGAGCGCCAAGGACCTGGCGGGCAAGGTGGTTGCGGTACAGACGGGCACCAGCTATCTGGAGAATGTGCAGAAGGTCGCGGCCATCAAGGAAGTCAAGAACTTCCCCACCGACAACGATGCGCGCAGCGCGCTGAACTCGCGCCGCGTCGATGCCTGGGTGACCGACCGTTTCGTCGCCAAGGCCGTGGCCGAGAAGAACCCCGGCGCGGGCTTTCAGCTCGGCGACATGCTGTTCATCGAACAAATCGCCGCTGCCGTGTCCAAGGGCAATGGCTCGCTCGCCGCTGCCTGGAACAAGGCCCTGGCCGAAGTGATGGCCGATGGCAGCTACGCCGCCGTGTCCAAAAAGTACTTCCACGAAGACATCCGCTGCCACTGA
- a CDS encoding gluconate 2-dehydrogenase subunit 3 family protein, which produces MGDDMHHPPPRRHFLRQAISVAGAALVATGANAANATNAANTPAAMPAPVGYQCFSADEAAFTETMVNVMCPADQFTPNGVDCGLAIFIDRQLSGAFGQGAGRYMSGPWREGKPELGLQLPLTPEQFYKAGVQAANHQAQKKFGKTFDQLPSADADAFLNEIAGGKIGDDDIPLASWFNDLVYPLFTQACYADPLYGGNGDKVFWKMIGYPGLPATHTLDMVDYRGKPYPGAQDPKSILDFG; this is translated from the coding sequence ATGGGCGACGACATGCATCATCCCCCGCCACGGCGGCATTTTCTGCGACAAGCCATCAGCGTTGCAGGCGCGGCGCTCGTTGCGACGGGCGCCAATGCCGCTAATGCCACTAATGCCGCCAACACGCCTGCGGCCATGCCGGCGCCGGTCGGCTACCAATGCTTCAGCGCGGATGAGGCTGCGTTCACGGAAACCATGGTGAACGTCATGTGCCCTGCCGACCAGTTCACGCCCAACGGGGTGGATTGCGGCTTGGCGATCTTCATCGACCGCCAATTGAGCGGCGCATTCGGACAGGGCGCAGGCCGCTATATGAGCGGTCCGTGGCGCGAAGGAAAACCGGAGTTGGGGCTGCAACTGCCTTTGACGCCCGAACAGTTCTACAAAGCCGGCGTGCAGGCAGCCAATCACCAGGCGCAAAAGAAATTCGGCAAGACATTCGATCAGTTGCCATCGGCCGATGCCGACGCTTTCCTGAATGAAATCGCCGGCGGCAAGATCGGCGATGACGACATTCCGCTGGCATCCTGGTTCAACGATTTGGTGTACCCCTTGTTTACGCAAGCCTGTTATGCAGACCCGCTCTATGGCGGCAATGGCGACAAGGTGTTCTGGAAGATGATCGGCTATCCGGGATTGCCGGCGACGCACACGCTCGACATGGTCGACTATCGCGGCAAGCCCTATCCGGGCGCGCAGGATCCCAAGTCCATTCTCGATTTCGGCTGA
- a CDS encoding IclR family transcriptional regulator, which produces MVKSAVRVFELLEMFEAERRPLRVADIVERLGAPQSSVSMLLKSLVARGYMEFDAAKREYCPSIRISFLGDWTTRMPDRPEAIQDAMRRLAAETGETVLLGRQSGLQLQYLSVIESQHALRFSPSPGTMRPIHRSAIGILLMSQLEDEQIGLLLRRYNAEVGRAGHPAKIAETLRAVALARDQGHYESANLATTGAGVIAALVQTLIRGQRLGLGIGAPIERLHRRRKQLLTAVLAAARKC; this is translated from the coding sequence ATGGTGAAGTCGGCGGTGCGCGTATTCGAATTGCTCGAAATGTTCGAGGCCGAACGGCGGCCGCTGCGGGTCGCGGACATCGTCGAGAGGCTTGGCGCGCCCCAGTCGAGTGTCTCGATGCTGCTCAAGTCGCTGGTGGCCCGGGGCTACATGGAATTCGATGCCGCCAAGCGCGAGTATTGCCCGTCGATACGGATTTCCTTTCTCGGCGACTGGACGACGCGCATGCCGGATCGGCCGGAAGCCATTCAGGATGCGATGCGCCGACTGGCCGCCGAGACCGGCGAAACCGTCCTGCTCGGGCGTCAAAGTGGCTTGCAACTGCAATATCTGTCGGTCATCGAATCGCAGCATGCGCTGCGCTTTTCGCCGTCGCCAGGGACGATGCGCCCCATACACCGATCCGCCATCGGCATTTTGCTGATGAGCCAATTGGAGGACGAGCAGATCGGTCTGCTCCTGCGCCGCTACAACGCCGAGGTCGGCAGGGCCGGACATCCGGCGAAGATTGCCGAGACCCTCCGCGCCGTCGCGCTGGCGCGCGACCAAGGACACTATGAATCGGCGAATCTCGCGACCACGGGCGCGGGCGTGATCGCCGCGCTGGTGCAAACCTTGATCCGTGGCCAGCGGCTTGGTCTTGGCATCGGAGCGCCGATCGAGCGGCTCCACAGGCGGCGCAAGCAACTGCTGACCGCCGTGCTGGCGGCCGCCAGGAAATGCTGA
- a CDS encoding DMT family transporter has protein sequence MRPERFGLLALLLVTVVWGTTFPAMKLLSQWLDALQIIWLRFAIALAVLAPLWRGMLRHERRWGCALGLLLFLAFWLQIEGLARTSSNRNAFVTGLNVLVVPLIAMALWGRRYGWRLWAACAVACAGMALMFHENEPWNLGDTLTLASTVFYALYILALEECASRNGAQPARASRMAAAQATVIALAATLLLLARGGGMGWLASVARLPPDAWIALSYLGLLASVLVVTLQAWGQQRVDAMRSAIVFGLEPVFAALTAWVLLGEQLGWAGCSGAALIVGALVFSQITPPARAVAAQP, from the coding sequence ATGCGCCCGGAACGTTTTGGCCTGCTGGCCCTGTTGTTGGTGACCGTGGTCTGGGGCACCACCTTTCCCGCGATGAAACTGCTGTCGCAGTGGCTCGATGCGCTGCAGATCATCTGGTTGCGGTTCGCCATTGCACTGGCGGTGCTGGCCCCGCTGTGGCGGGGCATGTTGCGCCATGAGCGGCGCTGGGGCTGCGCGCTGGGCCTGCTGCTGTTTCTGGCGTTCTGGCTGCAGATCGAGGGCCTGGCGCGCACCAGCAGCAACCGCAATGCCTTCGTCACCGGGCTGAATGTGCTGGTGGTGCCGCTGATCGCGATGGCGCTGTGGGGGCGCCGCTATGGCTGGCGGCTGTGGGCTGCCTGCGCCGTGGCCTGCGCGGGCATGGCGCTGATGTTCCACGAGAACGAGCCTTGGAACCTGGGCGATACGCTGACCCTGGCCAGCACGGTGTTTTACGCCCTCTACATCCTGGCCCTGGAAGAATGCGCAAGCCGGAACGGGGCGCAGCCTGCGCGGGCCAGCCGCATGGCGGCGGCGCAGGCCACGGTGATCGCGCTGGCGGCCACGCTGCTGTTGCTGGCGCGCGGTGGCGGCATGGGCTGGCTCGCGTCGGTGGCCCGCCTGCCGCCCGATGCCTGGATCGCCCTGTCGTACCTGGGCCTGCTGGCCAGTGTGCTGGTCGTGACGCTGCAGGCATGGGGCCAACAGCGCGTCGACGCGATGCGCAGCGCCATCGTGTTCGGCCTGGAGCCGGTGTTCGCAGCGCTGACGGCCTGGGTCTTGCTCGGCGAGCAGTTGGGCTGGGCCGGTTGCAGTGGCGCTGCGCTGATCGTCGGGGCGCTGGTTTTCAGCCAGATCACGCCGCCGGCCCGGGCCGTGGCGGCGCAGCCCTGA
- a CDS encoding DcaP family trimeric outer membrane transporter: protein MKPNPLLLSLLATGLCGLPLAAQAQSAQDFEALRNELKALRAELDQIKARQPAPSSAPAASASAWSERIDAVELRQKDAVVLGDIPGSFRLPDSETSIRIYGQAEANLVKDFKGTAPGDIFSNVMEQPLGASRSGKMALTAQTSRLGLETSTPTSNGTFNTKVEADFYAYCDADSTCLRNRLRLRHAYGEYAGWLVGQTWSTFVDADNSPETVDFNGPPGFPGGRMMQVRYTYNVPAVAKFQFALEGLNDGIKFPNFVARVDKAFDWGSTNIRLLSHEQHIDGVSKRGLGLGLGAGVKIGSTSTLMAQYSLVDGDADANYLTGANYPVLDGKTLRMDRSQGFLLGLGNVFSDKLRGMASLGVVRSRQRLGDAYVNTYGAQGNRQLLQWHVGMYYLPIKNVELGSELLGGRRTTFDGSKGDLLRLNLQARYLFN from the coding sequence ATGAAACCCAACCCTCTCTTGCTCTCCCTGCTGGCCACCGGCCTGTGCGGCCTGCCCTTGGCGGCGCAGGCGCAGTCGGCCCAGGACTTTGAGGCGCTGCGCAATGAGCTCAAGGCGCTGCGTGCCGAACTCGACCAGATCAAGGCCCGGCAGCCGGCGCCATCGTCTGCCCCGGCGGCATCGGCATCGGCCTGGAGCGAGCGCATCGACGCCGTGGAACTGCGGCAAAAAGATGCCGTGGTGCTGGGCGACATCCCGGGCAGTTTCCGCTTGCCCGACAGCGAGACCTCGATCCGCATCTATGGCCAGGCCGAGGCCAACCTGGTCAAGGACTTCAAGGGCACGGCGCCCGGCGATATCTTCTCGAATGTGATGGAGCAGCCGCTGGGCGCGTCCCGCAGTGGCAAGATGGCGCTGACCGCACAGACTTCGCGCCTGGGCCTGGAAACCTCGACACCGACCTCGAACGGCACCTTCAACACCAAGGTCGAGGCCGACTTCTACGCTTACTGCGACGCCGATTCCACCTGCCTGCGCAACCGCCTGCGCCTGCGCCATGCCTATGGCGAGTACGCCGGCTGGCTGGTCGGCCAGACCTGGTCGACCTTCGTGGATGCGGACAATTCGCCGGAAACCGTGGACTTCAACGGCCCGCCCGGCTTCCCGGGCGGACGGATGATGCAGGTGCGCTACACCTACAACGTTCCCGCAGTGGCCAAATTCCAGTTCGCGCTGGAGGGTCTGAACGACGGCATCAAATTCCCGAACTTCGTTGCCCGGGTCGACAAGGCCTTCGACTGGGGCAGCACCAACATCCGCCTGCTGTCGCACGAGCAGCACATCGATGGCGTCAGCAAGCGCGGCCTGGGCCTGGGCTTGGGCGCCGGCGTGAAGATCGGCAGCACCAGCACGCTGATGGCGCAGTACTCGCTCGTCGACGGTGATGCGGATGCCAACTACCTGACGGGCGCCAACTACCCGGTGCTCGACGGCAAAACCCTGCGCATGGACCGCTCGCAGGGCTTTTTGCTCGGCCTGGGCAACGTGTTCAGCGACAAACTGCGCGGCATGGCGTCGTTGGGCGTGGTGCGCTCGCGCCAGCGGCTCGGCGATGCTTACGTCAACACCTATGGCGCCCAAGGCAACCGGCAGTTGCTGCAATGGCATGTCGGCATGTACTACCTGCCGATCAAGAACGTGGAACTGGGCAGTGAACTGCTCGGGGGCCGCCGCACCACGTTCGATGGCTCCAAGGGCGACTTGCTGCGGCTGAACCTGCAGGCCCGTTACCTGTTCAACTGA
- the sorT gene encoding SorT family sulfite dehydrogenase catalytic subunit, protein MSPQPVLLPRRHWLAGSGAALAAAALARTGPAAAAGETPAPGAAGATKPLPAYAAWKDPSSLIVHSSNTIETRRSAFGTGVITPFGQLYVRNNLPAPDASILAERDAWQISIEGVKNPRQLTLGELKRMGIETTAMVLQCSGNGRSYFPDKPGGTPWQVGAAGCVLWSGVPVRWVVDALGGVDPGMAYLTGTGGEKLPDGIDPKSVIVERSVPASAMADAMLAWEMNGVPIPLAHGGPLRLVVPGYTGVNSVKYVKRLAFTARESDARIMTHGYRLSPPGGKGDPSQPSVQEMSVKSWINGPGTDGTRLKAADVQIHGVAFGGMHAVAKVEVSLDAGKTWQLARLAGPDLGRFAWRQFVFAARLPAGQFTLASRATDAVGNVQPEQRMENAGGYNNTSWADHAVKVSVA, encoded by the coding sequence ATGAGCCCGCAACCTGTTTTGCTGCCCCGGCGCCATTGGCTGGCAGGCAGTGGCGCCGCACTGGCTGCAGCTGCGCTGGCCCGCACCGGCCCTGCGGCGGCAGCGGGCGAAACGCCAGCGCCGGGGGCCGCCGGTGCGACCAAGCCGCTGCCCGCCTATGCGGCCTGGAAAGACCCGTCGAGCCTCATCGTGCACAGCAGCAACACCATCGAGACCAGGCGCAGCGCATTCGGCACCGGCGTCATTACGCCTTTCGGGCAACTCTACGTGCGCAACAACCTGCCCGCGCCGGACGCCTCCATCCTGGCCGAACGCGATGCGTGGCAGATCAGCATCGAAGGCGTGAAAAATCCGCGCCAGCTCACGCTGGGCGAGCTCAAACGCATGGGCATCGAGACCACGGCCATGGTGTTGCAGTGCTCAGGCAATGGCCGCAGCTACTTTCCGGACAAACCCGGTGGCACGCCTTGGCAGGTGGGGGCAGCGGGCTGCGTGCTCTGGAGCGGTGTGCCCGTGCGTTGGGTGGTCGATGCGCTTGGCGGGGTGGACCCCGGCATGGCCTACCTCACCGGCACCGGCGGCGAGAAGCTGCCCGATGGCATCGACCCCAAGAGCGTCATCGTCGAGCGCTCGGTGCCGGCCAGTGCCATGGCCGACGCCATGCTCGCTTGGGAAATGAACGGCGTGCCGATCCCGCTGGCCCACGGCGGCCCGTTGCGCCTGGTCGTGCCGGGCTACACCGGCGTCAACAGTGTCAAGTACGTCAAGCGCCTGGCCTTCACGGCCCGGGAGAGCGACGCCCGCATCATGACGCACGGCTACCGGCTCTCCCCGCCCGGCGGCAAAGGCGACCCCTCGCAGCCATCGGTGCAGGAAATGTCGGTCAAGTCCTGGATCAACGGCCCGGGCACGGACGGCACCCGCCTGAAGGCCGCAGACGTGCAAATCCATGGGGTGGCCTTTGGCGGAATGCATGCCGTTGCCAAGGTCGAGGTGTCGCTGGACGCTGGCAAGACTTGGCAATTGGCCCGTCTGGCAGGCCCCGACCTCGGCCGCTTTGCCTGGCGCCAGTTCGTGTTCGCCGCGCGCCTGCCCGCCGGCCAGTTCACCCTGGCCAGCCGTGCCACGGATGCCGTCGGCAATGTGCAGCCCGAGCAGCGCATGGAAAACGCCGGCGGCTACAACAACACCAGTTGGGCCGACCACGCCGTGAAAGTGAGTGTGGCATGA
- a CDS encoding amino acid ABC transporter ATP-binding protein, translating to MTGQPMPFIVAERVCKSFGAHQVLRAVSTVFNTGEVTVIIGASGSGKSTLLRAINRLEPHDSGRITIDGVEVGDDLPTLQKQRSEVGMVFQQFNLFGHMCVLDNVTLAPRRIRRTPRRAANEQAIALLRRVGMHEHAHKYPWQLSGGQQQRVAIARALAMQPKVMLFDEPTSALDPEMVQEVLDVMRELAHGGMTMVVVTHEMGFAREVADRVLFFDQGCIAHDAPPDEFFNHPANDRIRAFIGRMA from the coding sequence ATGACCGGGCAGCCGATGCCGTTCATCGTCGCCGAGCGCGTCTGCAAATCGTTTGGCGCCCACCAGGTGCTGCGCGCGGTGTCGACCGTGTTCAACACCGGCGAGGTCACCGTGATCATCGGCGCCTCGGGCTCCGGCAAGAGCACGCTGCTGCGCGCCATCAACCGCCTGGAGCCGCACGACAGCGGGCGCATCACCATCGACGGGGTGGAGGTGGGCGACGACCTGCCCACGCTGCAAAAGCAGCGCAGCGAGGTCGGCATGGTGTTCCAGCAGTTCAACCTGTTCGGCCACATGTGCGTGCTGGACAACGTGACATTGGCGCCGCGCCGCATCCGCCGCACCCCGCGCCGCGCGGCCAACGAGCAGGCCATCGCCCTGCTGCGCCGCGTGGGCATGCACGAGCATGCGCACAAATACCCGTGGCAGCTCTCGGGCGGCCAGCAGCAGCGGGTGGCGATCGCCCGGGCGCTGGCCATGCAGCCCAAGGTGATGCTGTTTGACGAGCCCACCTCGGCACTCGACCCCGAAATGGTGCAGGAGGTGCTCGACGTGATGCGCGAACTGGCGCATGGCGGCATGACCATGGTCGTGGTGACCCATGAAATGGGCTTTGCCCGTGAGGTGGCCGACCGCGTCCTGTTCTTCGACCAAGGCTGCATTGCCCACGACGCACCCCCCGATGAGTTTTTCAACCACCCGGCCAACGACCGCATCCGCGCCTTCATCGGTCGCATGGCCTAA
- a CDS encoding amino acid ABC transporter permease, whose protein sequence is MRIAFWPRCWSRQRRSNVTLVLAVVLMVLTLVLLGQLLSFLPEPIGSNAQAFSAGARITLWLTLVSGSLGLVLGTGTALARTSRWMVLRWVAGFYIWVIRGTPLLVQILFVYFALPILVPGLNLPDFAAAVLALGLNVGAYNAEAVRAGLLAVPRGQTEAAKALGLGRLHVIADVVFPQAFRIALPPLVNNFVALLKDSSLAYAIGVVELTNVGYRIQSVTFQSVATLSTVAVTYLLLTTLLTQISNSVEYRFDVEGRNP, encoded by the coding sequence ATGCGCATCGCCTTTTGGCCCCGGTGCTGGAGCCGCCAGCGGCGTAGCAACGTCACGCTGGTGCTGGCTGTCGTGCTGATGGTGCTGACGCTGGTGTTGCTGGGCCAACTGCTGTCCTTCCTGCCCGAGCCGATAGGTTCCAACGCCCAGGCTTTTTCTGCCGGCGCCCGCATCACCTTGTGGCTTACGCTGGTCAGCGGCAGCCTGGGCTTGGTGCTGGGCACCGGCACCGCCCTGGCGCGCACCTCGCGCTGGATGGTGTTGCGCTGGGTGGCGGGGTTTTACATCTGGGTCATCCGTGGCACGCCGCTGCTGGTGCAGATTCTGTTTGTCTACTTTGCGCTGCCCATTTTGGTGCCCGGCCTGAATCTGCCGGACTTTGCCGCTGCCGTCTTGGCGCTCGGCCTGAACGTGGGCGCCTACAACGCCGAAGCCGTCCGGGCCGGCCTGCTGGCCGTGCCACGCGGTCAGACCGAAGCCGCCAAGGCGCTCGGCCTGGGCCGGCTGCATGTCATCGCCGATGTGGTTTTTCCGCAGGCGTTCAGAATCGCGCTGCCGCCGCTGGTCAACAACTTCGTCGCGCTGCTCAAGGATTCATCGCTGGCCTATGCGATCGGCGTGGTGGAACTGACCAATGTGGGCTATCGCATCCAATCGGTCACCTTCCAGTCGGTTGCCACGCTGTCGACCGTGGCCGTCACCTACCTGCTGCTGACCACCTTGCTGACCCAGATCTCGAACAGCGTCGAGTACCGCTTCGATGTCGAAGGGCGCAACCCATGA